A genomic segment from Desulfurispirillum indicum S5 encodes:
- the rplA gene encoding 50S ribosomal protein L1 has product MGKKFNAAVAKVDKDKRYTLEEALELCKSLAFAGFSESVDVAVNLGVNPRHADQIVRGSVSLPHGTGKDVRVLVFAKGEKEKEARDAGADYVGSDDLAQKITGGWLEFDKAVATPDLMGLVGKLGRILGPRSLMPNPKLGTVTFDVAKAVKDLKSGMIEYRTDKAGIIHAPVGKVSFELDMLRENVLAIVDALIKAKPATAKGTYVRGITLSSTMGPGIRLDVNAVLQNR; this is encoded by the coding sequence ATGGGAAAGAAATTTAACGCAGCTGTTGCGAAAGTAGATAAAGACAAGCGCTATACCCTGGAAGAAGCACTGGAGCTCTGTAAGTCGCTGGCATTTGCCGGGTTTTCCGAGAGCGTGGATGTGGCAGTTAACCTTGGGGTCAATCCCCGTCACGCCGATCAGATTGTTCGCGGCAGCGTGAGCCTGCCCCACGGCACCGGCAAGGACGTTCGCGTTCTGGTTTTTGCCAAAGGGGAAAAAGAAAAGGAAGCGCGTGATGCCGGAGCGGATTACGTGGGTTCTGATGACCTGGCCCAGAAGATCACGGGTGGCTGGCTGGAGTTTGACAAGGCAGTGGCCACGCCTGACCTGATGGGTCTTGTGGGGAAACTGGGTCGTATCCTGGGGCCGCGCAGCCTGATGCCGAACCCCAAGCTGGGAACGGTTACCTTTGACGTGGCGAAGGCCGTCAAAGACCTGAAAAGTGGTATGATCGAGTATCGCACCGATAAAGCTGGAATTATCCATGCTCCTGTCGGGAAAGTGAGCTTTGAGCTTGACATGCTGCGTGAAAACGTGTTAGCTATTGTGGATGCCTTGATTAAGGCGAAGCCCGCTACCGCGAAAGGAACCTATGTTCGCGGGATCACCCTTTCAAGCACCATGGGTCCAGGGATCCGGCTTGATGTGAACGCGGTGCTCCAGAATCGATAA
- the secE gene encoding preprotein translocase subunit SecE encodes MKTVEFLKSVKSEFGKVVWPKKDEVKGMTLVVLVLVAFMTVYFGALDAVFSRMISLLIG; translated from the coding sequence ATGAAAACAGTGGAATTTCTCAAAAGCGTCAAAAGTGAGTTCGGGAAAGTTGTCTGGCCGAAGAAGGATGAAGTCAAGGGCATGACACTGGTGGTACTGGTGCTGGTGGCCTTTATGACAGTGTACTTCGGTGCGCTGGATGCCGTGTTTTCCCGGATGATTTCACTGCTTATCGGATAA
- the tuf gene encoding elongation factor Tu, which produces MAKAKFERTKPHVNIGTIGHVDHGKTTLTAAITTVLAKAGGAQAIAYDQIDKAPEEKERGITISTSHVEYETANRHYAHVDCPGHADYVKNMITGAAQMDGAILVVSAADGPMPQTREHILLARQVGVPKIVVFLNKADMVDDEELLELVEMEVRELLTEYDFPGDDTPIVTGSALRALEDPEGDWAQKILELMASVDEYIPTPERETDKPLLMPVEDVFSISGRGTVVTGRIERGIVKVGEEIEIVGIRDTQKTVVTGVEMFRKLLDQGQAGDNVGILLRGVKRDDVERGQVIAKPGSITPHTQFEGEIYVLTKEEGGRHTPFFSGYRPQFYFRTTDITGIVTLPEGTEMVMPGDNLKVTGELINPIAMEEGLRFAIREGGRTVGAGVVTKILK; this is translated from the coding sequence AGGTACCATCGGACACGTTGACCACGGAAAGACCACGCTCACTGCTGCGATTACAACGGTCTTGGCTAAAGCTGGCGGTGCTCAGGCCATAGCTTATGACCAGATTGACAAAGCTCCTGAGGAAAAAGAGCGCGGTATCACAATTTCCACGTCACACGTTGAGTATGAGACGGCAAACCGTCACTATGCCCACGTTGACTGCCCCGGTCACGCCGACTACGTAAAGAACATGATCACCGGTGCCGCTCAGATGGACGGCGCTATTCTGGTTGTTTCCGCAGCTGATGGCCCCATGCCTCAGACTCGTGAGCACATCCTGCTGGCCCGTCAGGTTGGCGTTCCCAAGATCGTTGTCTTCCTGAACAAGGCTGACATGGTCGATGACGAGGAGCTGCTTGAGCTGGTTGAGATGGAAGTTCGCGAACTCCTCACCGAGTACGATTTCCCCGGTGACGATACTCCTATCGTTACGGGTTCTGCTCTGCGTGCCCTGGAAGACCCTGAGGGCGACTGGGCTCAGAAAATCCTTGAGCTGATGGCTTCTGTTGACGAATACATCCCGACTCCTGAGCGTGAAACTGACAAGCCCCTGCTGATGCCTGTGGAAGACGTGTTCTCCATTTCCGGCCGTGGTACCGTTGTTACCGGTCGTATTGAGCGCGGTATTGTCAAGGTTGGCGAGGAGATCGAAATCGTTGGTATCCGCGACACCCAGAAGACCGTTGTTACGGGCGTAGAAATGTTCCGCAAGCTGCTGGATCAGGGTCAGGCCGGCGATAACGTTGGTATCCTGCTGCGCGGCGTGAAGCGTGACGATGTTGAACGTGGTCAGGTTATCGCCAAGCCAGGTTCCATTACTCCTCACACCCAGTTTGAAGGCGAAATCTACGTTCTGACCAAGGAAGAAGGCGGACGTCACACTCCGTTCTTCAGTGGATACCGTCCTCAGTTCTACTTCAGAACCACTGACATCACTGGTATCGTAACACTGCCTGAAGGTACTGAGATGGTTATGCCCGGTGATAACCTCAAGGTTACTGGTGAGCTGATCAACCCCATCGCGATGGAAGAAGGCCTGCGCTTCGCTATCCGTGAAGGCGGAAGAACAGTTGGTGCCGGTGTTGTAACCAAGATCCTCAAGTAA
- the rpoB gene encoding DNA-directed RNA polymerase subunit beta produces the protein MAFAQQQNRKVTFRKRHNFSRIPNILDIPDLNAIQKESYVKFLQMGKDFQQRSDMGLEAVFRSVFPIQDYNETAQLEYISYSLGEPKYNVNECQDRGATFAAPVRIKVRLVLFEREGSAAPGERPVKDVKEQEVYLGELPLMTDKGTFIINGIERVIVSQLHRSPGVFFEDDGGKGGANAKVIYSARIIPYRGSWMDFEFDAKDILYVRIDKKRKFPATVVLKALGYSERDILSHFYTNETIRVSEDGSVEKLTDLANLYNQKLMQDILHPESGEVLVKAGHKITRGNIRKLTNANVQSIRLDRMEVVRDTSYFAEDIYDPSSGELLASINQPVTDDIYDLLLERGVREFAILFIDNIKSDTSIRDTLAADSKVTSAEEALIEIFRKMRPGEPPTVEAATQLFDNLFFVAKRYDLSRVGRLKINRRLGLEVPMDVTTLTREDILQVVKTLSDIKNGKGSVDDIDHLSNRRIRSVGELLENQFRIGLVRMERTVKERMSIQDLSELSPQELLNSKPIVASIKEFFGSSQLSQFMDQTNPLAEITHKRRLSALGPGGLTRERAGFEVRDVHTTHYGRICPIETPEGPNIGLITSLATHGRINEYGFIETPYRKVEKKKVTTQIDYLSAIDEYGQIIAQANEPLDKGNCFVNELVSARDEGEFVMTEAENITYMDVAPVQMVSVAAGLIPFLENDDANRALMGSNMQRQAVPLLRTQSPLVGTGLERKVAVDSGAAITATRGGTIVSVEADKIIVHVNESEIAPGEGRVDIYNLIKFRRSNQNTCINQTPIVFPGDQVKAGDVIADGPATESGDLALGKNVVVAFMPWMGYNFEDSILISERVVLEDVYTSIHIEEFDVEARDTKLGPEDITRDIPNVGEDALKDIDDSGIIRIGAEVKAGDIMVGKVTPKGETQPTPEEKLLRAIFGEKAGEFRDASLTVPPGIEGTIVDVKVFTRRGTEKDDRVKDIEEEEIKKLEVDYQDECTLIRKERLNKIRRLLVGKKLADDLVLRGKILGREGEAITMEMVEKLTLNELLETPVEDSEGFIRKAESIREIMEEQLEKTHEMYTEKKSRVNMGDDLPPGVFKMVKVYVAVKRKLKVGDKMAGRHGNKGVVSRILPQEDLPYLPDGTPVDIVLNPLGVPSRMNVGQILETHLGWAAKALGMHVATNVFDGANEGDIKELLRKAYDGNDTGQTDLYDGRTGEKFDQPVTVGVIYMLKLHHLVDTKIHARSTGPYSLVTQQPLGGKAQFGGQRFGEMEVWALEAYGASHCLQELLTVKSDDVNGRTKMYEAIVKGENTLTPGLPESFNVLVKELQSLCLDVELISTDEAVEVEAGESSEVLTEESGE, from the coding sequence ATGGCGTTTGCTCAACAGCAAAATCGCAAAGTGACCTTTCGGAAACGGCACAACTTTTCCCGTATCCCCAATATTCTGGATATACCGGATCTGAATGCCATTCAAAAAGAATCATATGTAAAATTTCTTCAAATGGGCAAGGATTTCCAGCAGCGCAGTGACATGGGTCTCGAGGCGGTCTTTCGCAGCGTGTTCCCTATTCAGGACTACAATGAAACCGCCCAGTTGGAATATATCAGCTACTCCCTGGGAGAGCCGAAATATAATGTCAATGAGTGTCAGGATCGTGGTGCCACCTTCGCGGCTCCTGTCAGGATCAAGGTCCGCCTGGTACTCTTTGAGCGGGAAGGGTCAGCTGCGCCCGGCGAGCGTCCGGTCAAGGATGTCAAGGAGCAGGAAGTCTATCTGGGAGAACTCCCCCTGATGACCGACAAGGGGACCTTTATTATCAACGGCATTGAGCGGGTTATTGTCAGCCAGCTTCACCGTTCACCTGGTGTCTTTTTTGAAGACGATGGTGGCAAGGGCGGTGCCAATGCCAAGGTGATCTACTCTGCGCGTATCATACCCTATCGTGGCTCCTGGATGGATTTTGAATTTGATGCCAAGGATATCCTCTATGTCCGCATCGACAAGAAACGCAAGTTTCCGGCCACGGTTGTGCTCAAGGCACTGGGGTACAGCGAACGCGATATTCTCAGCCACTTCTACACCAATGAAACCATCCGCGTCAGTGAGGATGGTTCGGTTGAGAAACTGACCGACCTGGCAAATCTTTATAATCAGAAACTGATGCAGGATATCCTTCACCCTGAAAGTGGTGAGGTGCTGGTAAAGGCTGGACACAAGATAACCCGCGGCAATATTCGTAAGCTCACCAACGCCAATGTGCAGAGTATCCGGCTCGATCGCATGGAGGTAGTGCGTGACACGTCCTACTTCGCCGAAGATATTTACGATCCCTCCAGTGGCGAACTGCTTGCCTCCATTAACCAGCCTGTCACCGATGATATCTACGACCTGCTGCTTGAACGAGGGGTGCGCGAATTCGCCATTCTCTTTATCGACAATATCAAAAGTGATACCTCCATACGCGACACCCTGGCGGCTGACAGCAAGGTGACTTCGGCGGAAGAAGCTCTTATCGAGATATTCCGCAAGATGCGTCCAGGTGAGCCTCCCACGGTAGAAGCGGCTACACAGCTGTTTGACAACCTGTTCTTTGTCGCCAAGCGGTATGATCTCAGCCGCGTCGGGCGTCTGAAAATCAACCGTCGCCTCGGTCTTGAAGTTCCCATGGATGTCACTACCCTGACCCGTGAGGATATTCTGCAGGTCGTCAAGACCCTCTCCGATATCAAGAACGGAAAAGGTTCCGTCGACGATATCGACCACCTCAGCAACCGACGCATCCGCAGCGTGGGCGAGCTGCTGGAAAACCAGTTCCGCATCGGCCTGGTCCGCATGGAGCGCACGGTGAAGGAGCGCATGAGCATTCAGGATCTTTCGGAGCTTTCGCCCCAGGAACTCCTGAACTCCAAGCCCATCGTGGCTTCCATTAAGGAATTTTTCGGTTCTTCCCAGCTCAGTCAGTTTATGGATCAGACAAATCCCCTGGCCGAAATCACGCACAAGCGCCGGCTCTCGGCCCTTGGTCCTGGTGGTCTGACCCGTGAGCGGGCGGGTTTTGAGGTGCGTGACGTTCACACCACGCACTATGGACGTATCTGCCCCATCGAAACTCCGGAAGGCCCGAACATCGGTCTGATAACCTCTTTGGCAACCCATGGACGTATCAACGAGTATGGGTTTATCGAAACGCCTTACCGGAAGGTTGAGAAGAAAAAGGTAACCACGCAGATCGATTATCTCAGCGCCATTGACGAGTATGGTCAGATCATCGCCCAGGCCAACGAGCCCCTCGACAAGGGCAACTGCTTTGTCAACGAGCTGGTTTCCGCCCGTGATGAGGGTGAATTCGTTATGACCGAAGCGGAGAATATCACTTACATGGACGTTGCACCGGTACAGATGGTGTCTGTGGCCGCCGGCCTGATTCCCTTCCTGGAGAACGATGACGCCAACCGCGCTCTGATGGGATCAAACATGCAGCGTCAGGCAGTTCCCCTGCTGCGCACCCAGTCGCCTCTGGTCGGAACCGGCCTTGAGCGCAAGGTGGCTGTTGACAGCGGCGCTGCCATAACGGCTACCCGTGGCGGTACCATTGTCAGCGTTGAAGCGGACAAGATCATTGTCCACGTCAATGAGAGCGAAATCGCTCCCGGCGAAGGTCGCGTTGATATCTACAACCTCATCAAGTTCCGACGCTCCAACCAGAATACCTGCATCAACCAGACGCCCATCGTATTCCCGGGCGATCAGGTCAAGGCGGGCGATGTCATCGCCGATGGTCCGGCCACCGAGTCTGGTGATCTGGCCCTTGGCAAGAACGTGGTTGTCGCCTTCATGCCTTGGATGGGCTACAACTTCGAGGACTCCATCCTCATCTCCGAACGCGTGGTGCTGGAAGATGTCTATACTTCCATTCATATCGAGGAATTTGACGTGGAAGCCCGTGACACCAAACTGGGTCCGGAAGATATCACCCGCGATATTCCCAACGTGGGTGAGGACGCCCTCAAGGATATCGATGACTCCGGTATCATCCGCATAGGCGCGGAAGTGAAAGCCGGCGATATCATGGTGGGGAAAGTGACTCCCAAGGGGGAGACGCAGCCAACACCTGAAGAAAAGCTCCTGCGGGCGATCTTCGGCGAGAAGGCCGGTGAGTTCCGCGACGCATCCCTGACCGTACCCCCCGGTATTGAGGGGACCATCGTCGACGTGAAGGTCTTCACCCGTCGCGGTACGGAAAAAGACGACCGCGTCAAGGATATCGAGGAAGAAGAAATCAAGAAGCTGGAAGTCGACTATCAGGATGAGTGCACCCTTATCCGCAAGGAGCGCCTCAACAAGATACGTCGCCTGCTGGTCGGCAAAAAGCTCGCAGACGACCTGGTGCTGCGTGGCAAGATACTTGGACGCGAAGGGGAAGCCATCACCATGGAAATGGTGGAAAAGCTCACCCTCAACGAACTGCTGGAAACCCCCGTTGAAGACAGCGAAGGATTTATCCGCAAGGCCGAGTCCATCCGTGAAATTATGGAAGAGCAGCTGGAAAAAACCCACGAGATGTACACGGAGAAAAAATCCCGTGTCAACATGGGCGACGATCTGCCTCCCGGGGTCTTTAAAATGGTCAAGGTCTATGTTGCCGTCAAGCGTAAGCTGAAAGTCGGCGACAAGATGGCCGGGCGCCACGGCAACAAGGGTGTTGTTTCCCGCATCCTGCCCCAGGAAGACTTGCCCTATCTGCCAGACGGAACCCCCGTTGACATCGTGCTCAACCCCCTGGGCGTTCCCTCCCGTATGAACGTGGGGCAGATTCTTGAAACCCACCTGGGCTGGGCCGCCAAGGCCCTGGGTATGCACGTTGCCACCAACGTGTTCGATGGCGCCAATGAAGGCGATATCAAGGAACTCCTGCGCAAGGCCTATGATGGCAATGACACCGGTCAGACCGATCTCTACGACGGACGTACCGGCGAGAAATTTGACCAGCCGGTGACCGTGGGCGTCATCTACATGCTGAAGCTGCACCACCTGGTTGACACCAAAATTCACGCCCGCAGCACAGGGCCGTACTCGCTGGTTACCCAGCAGCCCCTGGGCGGTAAGGCGCAGTTCGGCGGACAGCGATTCGGGGAAATGGAAGTCTGGGCCCTTGAGGCCTATGGAGCCTCCCACTGTCTGCAGGAGCTGCTCACCGTGAAGTCGGATGATGTCAACGGACGTACCAAGATGTACGAGGCTATCGTCAAAGGGGAAAACACCCTGACACCTGGCCTGCCTGAGTCCTTTAACGTACTGGTGAAGGAACTGCAGTCTCTGTGCCTTGATGTGGAGCTTATCTCCACGGACGAGGCGGTGGAAGTTGAAGCCGGCGAAAGCAGTGAAGTGCTGACGGAAGAGTCAGGCGAGTAA
- the rplL gene encoding 50S ribosomal protein L7/L12, which produces MAISKEDFISYLENMSVLELAELVKELEEKFGVSAAAPVAVAAAGPAAGPAAAEEEKTEFDVILVNAGEKKINVIKVVREVTGLGLKEAKDLVEGAPKAVKEGVSKDQANELKAKLEEAGAKVEVK; this is translated from the coding sequence ATGGCTATCAGCAAAGAAGATTTCATTTCTTACCTCGAAAACATGAGCGTTCTGGAGCTGGCTGAACTGGTAAAGGAACTTGAAGAGAAGTTCGGTGTTTCCGCTGCTGCTCCTGTGGCTGTCGCTGCTGCCGGACCTGCTGCCGGACCTGCTGCTGCAGAAGAGGAAAAGACTGAGTTCGACGTTATCCTGGTCAACGCCGGTGAGAAGAAAATTAACGTCATCAAAGTTGTACGCGAAGTAACCGGTCTGGGCCTCAAAGAAGCCAAGGATCTGGTAGAAGGCGCTCCCAAGGCAGTTAAAGAAGGCGTGAGCAAGGATCAGGCCAACGAACTGAAGGCGAAACTTGAAGAAGCCGGTGCCAAGGTAGAAGTAAAATAA
- the rplK gene encoding 50S ribosomal protein L11, with protein MAKKVIGEIKLQIPAGGANPAPPVGPALGQKGVNIMAFCKEFNAKTESQKGMIIPVVITVFEDRSFTFITKTPPAAILLMKAAGLDKGSAEPNKNKVGKVTKAQVQEIAQLKMPDLNAHTLEAAIATIEGSARSMGLVVEE; from the coding sequence ATGGCCAAAAAAGTAATTGGCGAAATCAAGCTGCAAATTCCTGCCGGTGGAGCAAATCCTGCCCCTCCCGTAGGTCCCGCCCTCGGTCAGAAGGGCGTGAACATCATGGCATTCTGTAAGGAGTTCAACGCCAAGACAGAAAGCCAGAAGGGGATGATTATCCCCGTTGTCATCACGGTTTTTGAAGATCGCTCATTCACCTTTATCACCAAGACTCCTCCCGCCGCGATTCTGCTCATGAAGGCTGCCGGACTTGACAAGGGTTCAGCGGAGCCCAACAAGAACAAGGTTGGCAAGGTGACCAAGGCTCAGGTACAGGAAATCGCTCAGCTGAAGATGCCTGACCTGAACGCTCACACGCTTGAAGCGGCAATCGCAACAATCGAAGGCTCAGCGCGTAGCATGGGCCTGGTGGTGGAGGAGTAA
- the nusG gene encoding transcription termination/antitermination protein NusG yields the protein MALSWYVIHAYSGYENKVQEALEERVSSLGLQDKITQILIPTENVAEYKGGKKKIVTRKRYPGYVYVQMEMDKTTWHVVKNIPKVTGFIGGNKPVAIHDSEVQKLIESDKRLVEPKVEFVERDPVEVVEGPFHGFNGVVTHVDHERKRVKVNVSIFGRETPVEFEYTQIQKI from the coding sequence ATGGCACTTTCTTGGTACGTGATACATGCATATTCCGGGTACGAGAACAAGGTACAGGAAGCTCTCGAGGAGCGGGTCAGCAGCCTTGGGCTTCAGGATAAGATCACTCAGATCCTGATTCCCACGGAAAATGTTGCCGAGTACAAGGGGGGCAAGAAGAAAATTGTCACCCGCAAGCGATACCCCGGGTACGTGTATGTGCAGATGGAGATGGACAAGACCACCTGGCACGTGGTGAAAAACATTCCCAAGGTGACCGGCTTTATTGGCGGGAACAAGCCTGTGGCTATTCACGACTCTGAAGTGCAGAAGCTGATTGAGTCTGACAAGCGACTGGTGGAACCGAAGGTGGAGTTTGTTGAACGGGATCCAGTGGAAGTGGTCGAAGGGCCATTCCACGGGTTTAATGGCGTGGTTACTCACGTCGATCACGAGCGCAAGCGGGTGAAGGTGAACGTGAGCATATTTGGCCGCGAAACCCCCGTTGAGTTCGAGTACACGCAAATTCAGAAGATATAA
- the rpmG gene encoding 50S ribosomal protein L33, translating into MRDIITLACEVCKNRNYTTTKNKRTMTDKLELKKYCKFDRKHTLHRETK; encoded by the coding sequence ATGCGAGATATTATTACCCTGGCTTGTGAAGTCTGCAAGAACCGCAACTACACAACCACCAAAAACAAGCGTACCATGACAGACAAGCTGGAACTCAAGAAGTACTGCAAGTTTGACCGGAAGCATACGCTGCATCGTGAAACGAAGTAA
- the rplJ gene encoding 50S ribosomal protein L10, whose product MKTETLEKKQNVVSLVAQKIEQSAGVILCNYSGLTVKGADEFRSELRKLGAGYGVVKNTMLRRALPDVEGLDEHLHGTTGVVYTGDDFAAAAKYVSEFSTKSKEVITIKCGVMDGAVLSQADVVAISKLPSREVLLAKLLGTLNAPITNFVGVLAGVPRKFLYALNAVKEKKEQE is encoded by the coding sequence TTGAAAACAGAAACTTTGGAAAAGAAGCAGAACGTCGTCAGCCTTGTGGCTCAGAAAATTGAGCAGAGCGCTGGTGTTATTCTGTGTAATTATTCCGGATTGACCGTTAAGGGTGCTGATGAATTTCGGAGTGAGCTGCGCAAGCTGGGTGCTGGCTACGGTGTTGTGAAAAATACCATGCTGCGTCGGGCGCTGCCGGATGTGGAAGGACTCGATGAGCATCTGCATGGGACCACTGGCGTGGTGTATACCGGTGACGACTTTGCCGCTGCTGCCAAGTACGTCAGCGAGTTTTCCACCAAGTCCAAGGAAGTTATTACCATCAAGTGTGGTGTGATGGATGGCGCGGTGCTCAGCCAGGCTGATGTCGTCGCTATCAGTAAGCTTCCCTCCCGCGAAGTGCTGCTGGCAAAACTGCTCGGAACGCTCAACGCGCCTATCACAAACTTCGTCGGCGTTCTGGCTGGCGTGCCTCGCAAGTTTCTCTATGCGCTTAACGCGGTCAAAGAGAAAAAAGAGCAGGAATAA